From a single Populus trichocarpa isolate Nisqually-1 chromosome 17, P.trichocarpa_v4.1, whole genome shotgun sequence genomic region:
- the LOC18106895 gene encoding protein ENHANCED DISEASE RESISTANCE 2-like, translating to MASLGDGEHQWLERVKSEGAVPLLDPDNCSNGWASPPGDYFMVRGPEYLTTKTKIPGGEYLFKPLGFDWIKGSNKIAEVLKNQKNRVRKVIDEEFPDGDKPFVWAFNLQLPGKDNYSAVAYFVATEPFPEGSLVDQFLNGDDGFRNSRLKLIANIVKGPWIVRKAVGEQAVCIIGRALSSKYCVAENFFEVDVDIGSSMVASAIVHLAFGYISMLTVDLAFLIEAQSESELPERLLGAVRFSDLNPACASLYELSYGSTDNLQSSLPTRLWKSIGQGFSQLLHPVPGAQENSSASGTTHGNETSELKEGSEDTKK from the exons ATGGCCAGCCTCGGTGATGGGGAGCATCAATGGTTAGAGAGAGTAAAATCAGAGGGGGCTGTTCCACTACTTGATCCAGATAATTGTTCAAATGGCTGGGCATCTCCACCTGGAGACTATTTCATGGTAAGAGGTCCAGAGTATTTGACAACTAAGACTAAAATCCCTGGTGGAGAATATCTTTTTAAGCCTCTTGGATTTGACTGGATTAAAGGGTCTAATAAGATTGCAGAGGTTTTGAAGAATCAAAAAAACCGTGTGAGGAAGGTTATTGATGAAGAGTTTCCAGATGGTGATAAGCCTTTTGTTTGGGCATTTAATCTACAACTCCCAGGTAAGGACAACTATAGTGCTGTGGCATATTTTGTAGCCACAGAGCCATTTCCTGAGGGATCTTTAGTTGATCAGTTCTTGAATGGTGATGATGGGTTTAGAAATTCAAGGCTTAAACTGATTGCCAACATTGTCAAAGGCCCCTGGATAGTAAGAAAGGCAGTCGGAGAGCAGGCTGTGTGCATAATTGGGCGTGCCCTTTCTTCCAAGTACTGTGTTGCAGAGAATTTCTTCGAAGTGGATGTGGATATCGGATCTTCAATGGTTGCAAGTGCAATAGTTCATTTGGCGTTTGGTTACATCTCAATGTTGACTGTTGACCTGGCTTTTCTCATCGAGGCTCAAAGTGAGTCAGAGCTTCCAGAACGACTTTTAGGTGCCGTCAGATTTTCTGATCTAAACCCTGCTTGTGCTTCCTTATATGAACTGTCATATGGAAGTACTGATAATTTGCAGTCCTCATTGCCGACTCGCTTATGGAAGTCAATTGGACAGGGGTTTTCTCAACTCCTTCATCCCGTGCCAGGGGCTCAAGAAAATAGTTCTGCCTCTGGCACAACCCATGGTAATGAAACTTCTGAGCTCAAAGAGGGAAGTGAAGACACAAAGAAATG A
- the LOC18106896 gene encoding RHOMBOID-like protein 13, giving the protein MGRPLFYEIVEKPATSCIIGICSAIWFYIQKKNIGYSHVGLSYENAVEGHHWRIITSAFSHISVIHLVFNMSALWSLGVVEQLGHIGLGMAYYLHYTLVLVVLSGALVLGMYHILIQRFKLEYFRRVTAVGYSCVVFGWMTILSVKQPSSKLDLFGFLSLPISFAPFESLIFTSIIVPQASFLGHLSGIVVGYAIAWGLIHGMNNFWAISMLGWIVLFSVVSLKRSGAYDFDFIEIESVMDPSLPSVRFPGTGRALQMSALPVEGVEIV; this is encoded by the coding sequence ATGGGGAGGCCATTGTTTTATGAGATTGTGGAAAAACCAGCTACAAGTTGTATAATTGGAATATGTAGTGCTATATGGTTTTATATACAGAAGAAAAATATCGGGTACTCTCATGTGGGATTGAGTTATGAAAATGCAGTTGAAGGGCACCATTGGAGGATAATTACCTCTGCCTTTTCACATATTAGTGTTATTCATCTTGTTTTCAATATGAGCGCACTTTGGAGTCTAGGGGTTGTAGAACAGTTGGGGCACATTGGCCTTGGAATGGCTTATTATCTTCACTACACACTTGTGTTGGTCGTATTGTCTGGGGCACTAGTACTGGGGATGTACCATATATTGATACAAAGATTCAAGCTAGAGTATTTTCGGAGAGTGACAGCTGTTGGGTACTCTTGTGTTGTATTTGGGTGGATGACAATTCTTTCTGTGAAGCAACCATCCTCGAAGTTGGATCTTTTTGGATTCCTTTCACTTCCTATCAGTTTTGCGCCTTTTGAGTCATTGATTTTTACATCAATTATTGTTCCACAAGCGAGTTTTCTTGGCCATTTATCAGGAATTGTTGTTGGATATGCTATAGCATGGGGTTTGATACATGGGATGAACAATTTCTGGGCAATATCAATGCTTGGATGGATTGTGCTTTTTTCTGTGGTCAGTTTGAAGCGGTCAGGTgcttatgattttgattttattgagaTTGAATCTGTTATGGATCCTTCCTTGCCTTCTGTGCGGTTTCCTGGAACTGGTAGAGCATTGCAGATGAGTGCACTACCAGTTGAAGGTGTTGAAATCGTTTAA
- the LOC18106897 gene encoding LOW QUALITY PROTEIN: uncharacterized protein LOC18106897 (The sequence of the model RefSeq protein was modified relative to this genomic sequence to represent the inferred CDS: deleted 1 base in 1 codon) — MAGHGTIQRPSTMSPPTTPTDPEDSTGKNRDDFERPEFKLVCPFSIPSSPEAASLRIIRNLGHFALYYTHFVWIVLFIALIPERKVSLIFLVIMTYVASLYLLLLRALPPNFYLLDKIIDKSIVLGLIAVATMIELIVTKAGLHLVITLAATVPIVLIHAVLWVREDFCVEERTGGGGGGGGELVPLVDDESTAMVLPLSQQSTTVTALARPSSALFPSSPTFFPPATVRITVHTTTTVNDVSPIFTSVGAHCSEQSRGIFRFKQHLACTRKDVESCQQVPENVKQMILGVLVKNLEATEKKRKALQYRKNPEFIKALEMVAKHGPGFKPPSYYDIREKYLKQEVDQTMKLLEEYKLEWKKTGCSIMSDGWTDKKRRCICNFLVNSPKGTVFLSSVDTSNMSKTADKVFEMLDAIVERIGEENVVQVVTDNAANYKAAGQILMKKRKSLFWTPCAAHCIDLILEDFEKKLEVHQVTIQKGRRITSYIYSRTILISMLRHFTKGRDLIRPAATRFATAYLTLGCLNDHKIQLMTMFTSNQWNSCRFARIEEGKRIQNCVLDSRFWYDVTICIKAAFPLIKVLRLVDSDEKPAMGFIYKAMDEAKEKIQVNFGSVKKSYIPVWNIVDARWELQLHRPLHAAAYYLNPHYHYNPNFKVNANIKIGLYQCLERMVPNANERCKIDLQLESFKDAKGLFGIDAAKTARDKKTPAQWWDSYGDDLSGCERNWSAFEMVHTKRRNRLHQKKMNDLVFVMCNLKLNDNQVKRQADDFGMEDDLSSDDDWITKGEKHPNFDFLGTITSATRRQNGNEDESDEEEIPNNVEMESHDIEDDLDIQIDDIGVGTSSSTNIGKGFVLSYKDLISEENPLLLELWWMFWLWKSSIWCCVVE, encoded by the exons ATGGCTGGCCATGGAACCATTCAGAGGCCAAGCACCATGTCACCACCAACCACGCCGACCGATCCTGAGGACTCGACAGGAAAGAACCGTGACGATTTCGAGCGACCCGAGTTCAAGCTAGTGTGCCCCTTCAGCATCCCTTCAAGCCCAGAAGCAGCTTCTCTCagaattataagaaatttaGGCCACTTTGCGTTGTATTACACACATTTTGTGTGGATTGTGCTCTTCATTGCCCTCATCCCAGAACGCAAGGTCTCTCTGATTTTTTTGGTCATCATGACATATGTGGCATCACTTTACCTGTTATTATTACGTGCCCTTCCtccaaatttttatttgctggATAAGATTATTGATAAGAGTATAGTGCTTGGCTTGATAGCTGTTGCAACTATGATAGAGCTCATAGTGACAAAAGCTGGCTTGCATCTTGTTATCACCTTAGCAGCCACAGTTCCTATTGTTTTGATTCATGCCGTTTTGTGGGTTAGAGAGGATTTCTGTGTTGAGGAGAGgactggtggtggtggtggtggtggtggagaatTGGTTCCTCTCGTTGATGATGAGTCAACGGCAATGGT TCTTCCTCTCAGCCAACAATCAACCACCGTCACAGCCCTCGCTCGTCCCTCATCTGCATTATTTCCATCATCGCCGACGTTCTTTCCACCGGCCACTGTGAGAATCACAGTCCACACAACAACAACGGTCAACGACGTCTCTCCAATCTTCACGAG CGTCGGTGCTCACTGCTCAGAACAAAG tagAGGTATATTTCGTTTCAAACAACATTTGGCTTGCACTCGTAAGGATGTTGAGTCATGTCAGCAAGTGCCAGAAAATGTTAAGCAGATGATTTTAggtgttttggtgaaaaatctagaggcaactgaaaagaaaagaaaggcccTTCAATATAG aaaaaaccCTGAGTTTATTAAAGCACTTGAAATGGTTGCAAAGCATGGGCCAGGTTTCAAGCCTCCATCCTACTATGATATTAGAGAGAAGTATTTGAAGCAAGAAGTGGATCAAACAATGAAATTGCTTGAGGAGTACAagctagaatggaaaaaaacagGTTGTTCAATAATGTCTGATGGATGGACAGATAAAAAAAGACGTTGTATTTGTAACTTTTTGGTTAATAGTCCTAAAGGGACAGTTTTTTTGTCATCGGTGGATACTTCTAATATGTCCAAGACTGCTGATAAGGTATTTGAGATGTTAGATGCCATTGTGGAGAGGATTGGGGAGGAAAATGTTGTCCAAGTAGTCACCgataatgctgcaaattataAGGCAGCGGGacaaatattaatgaaaaaaagaaagagtttgttttggacACCATGTGCTGCCCATTGTATTGACTTGATATTAGAAGATTTTGAGAAGAAGTTAGAGGTTCATCAAGTAACTATT CAAAAGGGGAGGAGAATCAcctcatatatttattcaagaacCATTCTTATTTCTATGCTAAGGCACTTTACGAAAGGAAGGGATTTGATTAGGCCTGCTGCCACTCGATTTGCTACTGCATATTTGACTCTAGGATGTTTAAATGATCATAAAATACAGCTGATGACTATGTTTACTTCCAACCAGTGGAATTCATGTAGGTTTGCAAGAATAGAAGAAGGGAAACGaattcaaaattgtgttttggacAGCAGATTTTGGTATGATGTTACTATATGTATTAAGGCAGCGTTTCCTCTAATTAAAGTTCTTCGATTAGTTGATTCTGATGAGAAACCAGCTatgggttttatatataaagcaatggatgaagcaaaagagaagatacaagtgaattttggttctgtgaaaaaaag ttatatacCTGTATGGAATATTGTTGATGCAAGATGGGAACTTCAACTCCATAGACCTTTACATGCAGCAGCTTATTATTTGAATcctcattatcattataatcctaattttaaggttaatgccaacattaaaattggattatatcaaTGCTTAGAAAGGATGGTGCCTAATGCAAATGAAAGGTGCAAAATTGACTTACAACTTGAATCATTCAAGGATGCAAAAGGGTTGTTTGGCATTGACGCTGCCAAGAcagcaagagataaaaaaactccAGCTCAATGGTGGGATTCTTATGGGGATGA TTTATCTGGATGTGAGCGTAATTGGAGTGCATTTGAAatg gttcatacaaaacgaagaaatcgtttgcaccagaaaaaaatgaatgacttgGTATTTGTAATGTGCAATCTGAAATTGAATGATAACCAAGTCAAAAGGCAAGCTGATGATTTTGGTATGGAAGATGATCTTTCAtctgatgatgattggataacTAAGGGAGAAAAACatccaaactttgattttcttggtaCTATTACCAGTGCAACACGAAGACAAAATGGTAATGAGGAtgaaagtgatgaagaagaaattcctAATAATGTTGAAATGGAGAGTCATGATATTGAAGATGATTTGGATattcaaattgatgatattggtgttggtactagtagtagcaCTAAT ATTGGAAAAGGGTTTGTGTTGTCTTATAAAGATTTGATCTCTGAGGAGAACCCACTTTTGCTGGAGCTTTGGTGGATGTTTTGGTTGTGGAAAAGCTCTATCTGGTGTTGCGTTGTTGAGTAA